A single genomic interval of Zunongwangia sp. HGR-M22 harbors:
- the lpxK gene encoding tetraacyldisaccharide 4'-kinase: MNLLRKLLFPFALIYGVIVWFRNKFFDARILKSASYDFPVICVGNLSAGGTGKSPMIEYLLRKLNYKNIAVLSRGYKRSTEGFLLLNGNEKAIETGDEPLQFKTKFPEAKIAVDADRRNGIAELRKRNAEIILLDDAFQHRKVKAGFNILLTAYGDLYANDFMLPTGNLRETYSGADRAQVIVVTKCPESITLKEREHIRFKLQIKQYQELYFSTIKYAEKISDGRKQFLFDKLASNYTVVTGIAKPGPFISFLKTKNANFEHLKFADHHNFTDAEIATLNTKEFILATEKDFMRLKGKINAPLFYVAIETDFVENEEHFLKRINKFIAEF, encoded by the coding sequence ATGAATTTACTACGAAAATTACTTTTCCCATTTGCTCTTATCTACGGCGTAATTGTTTGGTTTAGGAATAAATTTTTTGATGCTCGAATTTTAAAAAGCGCCTCATACGATTTCCCGGTGATTTGTGTCGGGAATCTAAGTGCGGGAGGAACCGGTAAATCCCCTATGATAGAATATTTACTTCGGAAGTTAAATTACAAAAATATCGCTGTTCTAAGCAGAGGCTACAAAAGATCTACTGAAGGTTTTTTACTATTAAATGGAAATGAAAAAGCCATTGAAACAGGAGACGAACCTTTACAATTTAAAACTAAATTTCCAGAAGCTAAGATTGCCGTTGATGCCGATCGTAGGAACGGAATTGCGGAATTAAGAAAACGAAATGCTGAAATTATACTTCTAGATGATGCTTTTCAACACCGCAAAGTAAAGGCAGGATTTAATATTTTACTTACAGCTTACGGCGATTTATACGCGAATGATTTTATGTTGCCTACAGGGAATCTTAGAGAAACATATTCTGGTGCAGATCGTGCACAGGTAATTGTGGTCACGAAATGCCCAGAATCGATTACACTAAAAGAACGAGAACATATAAGATTTAAACTTCAGATCAAGCAATATCAGGAATTGTATTTTTCAACTATAAAATATGCTGAAAAAATATCTGATGGTAGGAAGCAATTTTTATTCGATAAATTAGCCTCCAATTATACTGTAGTGACCGGCATAGCCAAGCCAGGACCTTTTATTTCTTTTCTGAAAACCAAAAATGCGAATTTTGAACATCTTAAATTTGCCGATCATCATAATTTCACCGACGCTGAAATAGCTACCCTAAACACCAAAGAATTTATTCTGGCGACCGAAAAAGATTTTATGCGCTTAAAAGGAAAAATTAACGCGCCTTTATTTTATGTTGCTATTGAAACCGATTTTGTTGAAAATGAAGAACACTTTTTGAAGCGCATAAATAAATTTATCGCAGAATTTTAG